The following coding sequences are from one Canis lupus baileyi chromosome 23, mCanLup2.hap1, whole genome shotgun sequence window:
- the LOC140615281 gene encoding olfactory receptor 51G2-like, protein MSFQVNWYNNNQFSRVKRPTGMVCKHLGLLSYVHFTMLAFNSTASNWPTFSFIGIPGLEAAHIWISIPFCVLYIMALGGNALLLILVTAEQNLHEPQFYFLAVLALTDLGLSLSTMPSVLAVFWFDARHIGLDACLTQMFFIHTLSSVESGILVAMAFDRLVAICAPLNYTRILTHYTVACLSGAAVLRGATLLAPLPFFLKTFPFCGTNILSHSYCYYPDMLNLACGDVSFSSAYGLVFVLCTFAVDVVFIIASYMKILGTIMNLETQDRNWKSLHTCACHLCTVLVFYLPLISLAVLHRYSRDASPVLYTTMSNAYLLMTPLLNPLVYSVKSRQIQAALRKRFWVQRVIAGE, encoded by the coding sequence GTTTGCAAGCATCTTGGACTACTGTCCTACGTACATTTTACTATGTTGGCTTTTAATAGCACTGCCTCTAATTGGCCCACTTTCTCCTTCATTGGTATTCCTGGTCTGGAGGCTGCACATATATGGATCTCCATCCCCTTCTGTGTCCTGTACATCATGGCCCTTGGGGGCAATGCTCTTCTGCTTATCCTAGTTACAGCAGAGCAGAATCTTCATGAACCTCAGTTCTATTTTTTGGCTGTGCTTGCTCTTACTGACCTAGGTCTTTCATTGTCTACAATGCCTAGTGTCTTGGCTGTCTTCTGGTTTGATGCCCGACACATTGGCCTGGATGCCTGCTTAACCCAAATGTTCTTCATTCACACCCTCTCCTCAGTAGAATCAGGTATTCTTGTGGCCATGGCTTTTGACCGTTTGGTAGCTATCTGCGCTCCATTAAACTACACCAGGATCCTTACCCACTATACTGTTGCCTGTCTTAGTGGAGCTGCTGTCTTACGAGGCGCCACTCTGCTGGCTCCTCTGCCTTTTTTCCTTAAGACTTTTCCTTTCTGTGGGACCAATATCCTCTCACATTCTTATTGCTACTACCCAGATATGCTCAACCTGGCCTGTGGGGATGTCTCTTTCAGCAGTGCCTATGGGTTGGTTTTTGTCCTTTGCACATTTGCAGTGGATGTTGTCTTCATCATAGCTTCATATATGAAGATCTTGGGCACTATTATGAACCTGGAGACTCAAGACAGAAACTGGAAATCACTGCACACTTGTGCCTGCCACCTGTGCACAGTGCTTGTGTTTTACCTGCCCCTCATCAGCTTGGCAGTGCTGCATCGTTACAGCCGGGATGCTTCTCCAGTTCTGTATACCACCATGAGTAATGCCTACCTCCTCATGACACCACTACTCAACCCTCTTGTCTACAGTGTCAAATCCAGGCAGATCCAGGCTGCTCTGCGCAAGCGATTTTGGGTGCAACGTGTCATTGCtggggaatga